The following proteins come from a genomic window of Companilactobacillus pabuli:
- the parC gene encoding DNA topoisomerase IV subunit A has product MTENSPKIQDISLEKIMGDRFARYSKSIIQERALPDIRDGLKPVQRRILYSMFLDGNTYDKGFRKSAKGVGNVMGNFHPHGDSSIYEAMVRLSQDWKLREPLIEMHGNNGSMDGDPPAAMRYTEARLSKISTEMLRDINKGTVDEEWNFDDTEKEPKVLPARFPNLLVNGATGISAGYATEIPPHNLGEVIDATVKMIDNPDITLDELMKIVKGPDFPTGGILQGKDGIKEAYQTGRGKVYLRSKTTIQELRGHKSQIVITEIPYEVNKAQLVKKMDEIRVLKKVEGIAEVRDESDRQGLSIVVELKRDVDANGILNYLFKNTDLQVSYNFNMVAIADMSPQQVGLIQILKEYIKHQEDVVLRRSQFDMAKAKKRLHIVEGLIKALSILDKVIKTIRGSKNKSDAKNNLIKLYKFTDEQAEAIVSLQLYRLTNTDVTELEKEDQELNDQITSLNKIIDDHQTLMNVIKKELLTVRDTYADKRRTKIEAKVEEIEVDTSVMVASEDVRLLVSHDGYVKRSSLRSYQASSPEDNGLKDEDYPIIDQNVNTLDHVFIFTDKGNLIYRQIFEIEDSRWKDTGSHLSQQVGLDTDESILKAFVFKDLKETGNFLIATNENYIKQVAFSDLLPGRTYKSRASKYCKIKSADARVMNVYYLASDSSDLVYVFTKHSYASAFPVSEVPVVSGKAIGVKFVSLKADDQLAGYFLSTDENEKIALLTQRGSYKQMKLSEIPVTSRARRGVLTLRELKRNPHRVQLVTNISNDESISIITDANKEIEIDRAGHQSTDRYSNGSFIMDPETDGIPVRFVKKIEEK; this is encoded by the coding sequence GTGACTGAAAATTCTCCTAAAATTCAAGATATCTCGCTCGAAAAAATCATGGGAGATCGATTTGCGAGATATTCAAAATCAATTATTCAAGAAAGAGCTTTACCTGACATTCGAGACGGTTTGAAACCAGTTCAACGTAGAATTTTGTACTCAATGTTTTTGGATGGCAACACTTATGATAAGGGCTTTCGTAAGTCAGCTAAGGGTGTTGGTAACGTCATGGGTAATTTTCACCCCCACGGTGACTCTTCAATTTATGAAGCCATGGTACGACTTTCCCAAGACTGGAAATTACGTGAACCTTTAATTGAAATGCACGGTAATAATGGTTCGATGGATGGTGATCCACCGGCTGCCATGCGTTATACTGAAGCTCGCTTGAGCAAGATATCAACAGAAATGTTACGTGATATCAACAAAGGTACTGTCGATGAAGAATGGAATTTCGATGACACCGAAAAAGAACCAAAGGTTTTACCAGCTAGATTTCCGAATCTTTTAGTTAATGGTGCAACTGGTATTTCTGCTGGTTATGCGACAGAGATTCCACCCCACAATTTAGGTGAAGTTATCGACGCTACCGTCAAAATGATCGACAATCCAGATATTACTTTGGATGAGTTGATGAAGATCGTTAAAGGACCAGATTTTCCAACTGGTGGTATTTTACAAGGAAAAGACGGTATCAAAGAAGCTTATCAAACTGGACGTGGCAAGGTTTATCTTCGTTCTAAGACAACGATTCAAGAGCTTCGTGGTCATAAATCACAAATCGTGATTACAGAGATTCCTTACGAAGTTAATAAGGCTCAATTAGTCAAAAAGATGGATGAGATCAGAGTTCTCAAAAAGGTTGAAGGTATCGCTGAAGTTCGTGATGAATCTGACCGTCAAGGTCTATCGATCGTTGTCGAACTAAAACGGGATGTCGATGCTAACGGAATTTTGAACTACTTGTTCAAGAATACTGATCTACAAGTTTCATATAACTTCAATATGGTTGCTATCGCTGATATGTCACCACAACAAGTCGGTTTGATTCAAATTTTGAAGGAATACATCAAGCACCAAGAAGATGTCGTTTTACGTCGTAGTCAATTTGACATGGCTAAGGCTAAGAAACGTTTGCACATCGTTGAAGGCTTGATCAAAGCTTTGTCAATTCTTGATAAAGTAATTAAAACTATTCGTGGCAGTAAGAATAAATCCGATGCCAAGAATAATTTGATCAAGTTGTATAAATTTACTGATGAACAAGCAGAAGCTATCGTTTCCTTGCAACTTTATCGTTTGACGAATACTGATGTGACAGAACTTGAAAAAGAAGATCAAGAGTTGAATGACCAGATTACATCTTTGAATAAGATCATCGACGACCATCAAACTTTAATGAATGTAATCAAAAAGGAATTATTAACAGTTCGTGATACATACGCTGACAAACGTCGGACTAAGATTGAGGCTAAAGTTGAAGAAATTGAAGTCGATACTTCAGTTATGGTCGCTAGTGAAGATGTTCGTCTATTAGTTAGTCATGACGGTTACGTTAAACGTAGTAGTTTGCGTTCTTATCAGGCTTCCAGTCCAGAAGACAATGGCCTAAAGGATGAAGACTATCCAATCATCGATCAAAACGTCAATACGCTGGATCACGTCTTTATTTTCACTGACAAAGGTAATTTGATCTATCGTCAAATTTTTGAAATCGAAGATAGTCGTTGGAAAGACACTGGTTCTCATTTGTCTCAACAAGTCGGTTTGGATACTGATGAGTCGATTCTTAAGGCTTTCGTCTTTAAGGATTTGAAGGAAACGGGTAATTTCTTGATTGCTACAAATGAAAATTACATCAAACAAGTTGCGTTTAGTGACTTATTACCGGGACGTACTTATAAGTCTCGAGCTTCGAAGTATTGCAAGATCAAATCAGCTGATGCTAGAGTTATGAACGTTTACTACTTAGCCAGTGATTCATCTGATTTAGTTTATGTCTTTACGAAACATTCTTATGCTTCCGCCTTTCCAGTTTCTGAAGTGCCAGTAGTTAGCGGTAAAGCTATTGGGGTTAAATTTGTCAGTCTAAAAGCTGATGATCAATTGGCTGGATACTTCTTATCGACTGATGAAAATGAAAAAATTGCTTTATTGACGCAACGTGGCTCATACAAGCAAATGAAACTATCAGAGATTCCAGTAACTAGCCGTGCTCGTCGAGGTGTCTTAACGCTACGTGAATTGAAACGTAATCCACATCGAGTGCAATTAGTAACTAATATTTCAAATGATGAGTCAATTTCAATTATCACTGATGCTAATAAAGAAATTGAAATTGACCGTGCTGGTCATCAAAGTACCGACCGTTATTCTAATGGTTCATTTATCATGGATCCGGAAACTGATGGAATTCCTGTTAGATTTGTCAAAAAAATTGAAGAAAAATAG
- a CDS encoding LysR substrate-binding domain-containing protein, with protein MDEKSRRVFSSKALNYFDELTKNMSYTKTAQMLGITQPALTQQIKKIERVVGAPLFYSVGKKIYLTDAGTSLLKATHQMFDLINNVTDQIQQASSEKSGTISIGLLSTAESVVIEDFIVEYNRINPNVVIDLNLLTRKELWDSIQNNRIDLAIMYLPDRNIKSWKIYKSKKIISDNIMLIHNNEKFSKKKSVCYKDATQKPWATYLKSYYFSELLQERYRDALVDLPKVIARFSSPYQLLKFTQESDDVYTVLPLSFCIAHESMFKLYQTPLEPAISSDLSFVYQEDKEKIPRIQEFLSEWDNFLDKMNYIDRLKSSR; from the coding sequence CTGGACGAAAAATCAAGAAGAGTCTTTAGTTCCAAAGCTTTGAATTACTTTGACGAGTTGACTAAAAACATGAGCTATACTAAGACAGCTCAAATGTTGGGTATTACGCAGCCAGCTTTGACTCAACAAATCAAAAAAATTGAACGCGTGGTGGGAGCTCCACTGTTTTACAGTGTTGGTAAGAAGATTTATTTAACTGACGCCGGAACATCCCTCCTAAAGGCTACACACCAAATGTTTGATTTGATCAACAATGTGACGGATCAAATTCAACAAGCATCATCAGAAAAAAGTGGTACGATCAGCATTGGTCTACTATCAACGGCAGAATCAGTTGTGATTGAAGACTTTATTGTCGAATACAATCGTATCAATCCAAATGTTGTGATCGATTTGAATTTATTAACTCGAAAAGAACTTTGGGATAGTATCCAAAATAATCGAATCGATTTGGCAATCATGTATTTACCAGATCGAAATATTAAGAGTTGGAAAATTTACAAGTCTAAAAAGATCATTAGTGATAACATAATGTTGATTCACAACAATGAGAAGTTTAGCAAGAAAAAATCAGTTTGCTATAAGGATGCTACCCAAAAACCTTGGGCAACTTATTTAAAGAGCTATTATTTCTCAGAACTATTGCAAGAGCGCTATCGGGATGCTTTAGTAGACTTGCCAAAAGTTATTGCGAGATTTTCATCTCCTTATCAACTTTTGAAGTTTACGCAAGAATCCGACGATGTTTATACGGTTTTACCATTGAGTTTTTGTATTGCACATGAATCAATGTTTAAACTTTATCAAACACCACTTGAACCGGCTATATCAAGTGATTTATCATTTGTATATCAAGAAGATAAAGAAAAGATTCCACGGATTCAAGAATTCTTGAGTGAATGGGATAATTTCTTAGACAAAATGAATTATATCGATCGTTTGAAATCTTCAAGATAA
- a CDS encoding manganese-dependent inorganic pyrophosphatase, which translates to MPEKELVFGHKNPDTDAVSAAIAYSYLQNKLGYNTEAVALGEPNLETKFVYDHFDVKFPRVISAINGEVKKVMLVDHNERQQSVSDIDTVEVTHVVDHHRIANFETDLPLYYRAEPLGCVSTIVWKMYNESEVEIPEKIAAIMASSIISDTLLLKSPTTTDEDRDALKDLSKIAGIDYETYGLEMLKAGTNLDSKSTQELIDMDAKSFDMNGTSVRVAQVNTVDVDDTLKREAEFVKDIKAENADQGYNLFVLLITNILTSDTTGVVIGDDDAISKFETALNTKVEDNKAALPGVVSRKKQVVPPLNEQF; encoded by the coding sequence ATGCCAGAAAAAGAATTAGTATTTGGACACAAGAATCCTGATACAGATGCTGTCTCAGCAGCAATTGCTTATTCATACTTACAAAACAAATTAGGTTACAACACTGAAGCTGTAGCTTTAGGTGAACCTAACCTAGAAACAAAATTTGTTTATGATCACTTTGATGTGAAGTTCCCACGTGTGATTTCTGCTATTAATGGGGAAGTTAAGAAAGTTATGCTTGTGGACCACAACGAAAGACAACAAAGTGTCAGCGACATTGATACTGTTGAAGTTACTCACGTAGTTGACCACCACCGTATCGCTAACTTTGAAACTGATTTGCCATTGTACTACCGTGCAGAACCACTAGGTTGTGTAAGTACAATTGTTTGGAAGATGTACAACGAATCAGAAGTAGAAATTCCTGAAAAGATTGCTGCTATCATGGCATCATCAATCATTTCTGATACATTGCTATTGAAGTCACCTACAACAACAGACGAAGACCGCGACGCTCTTAAAGATTTGAGCAAGATTGCTGGAATCGATTATGAAACTTATGGTCTTGAAATGTTGAAGGCTGGTACAAACTTAGACAGCAAGTCAACTCAAGAATTGATCGATATGGATGCTAAGAGCTTTGACATGAATGGTACAAGCGTTCGTGTAGCTCAAGTTAATACTGTTGATGTTGACGACACTTTGAAGCGTGAAGCTGAATTTGTTAAAGACATCAAGGCAGAAAATGCTGATCAAGGATATAACTTGTTTGTTCTATTGATCACTAATATCTTGACTAGTGATACTACTGGTGTTGTTATCGGTGACGATGATGCTATCAGCAAGTTTGAAACAGCTTTGAATACTAAAGTTGAAGATAACAAAGCTGCTTTACCTGGCGTTGTTTCACGTAAGAAGCAAGTTGTTCCTCCATTGAACGAACAATTTTAA
- the rbsU gene encoding ribose/proton symporter RbsU, with amino-acid sequence MSMVNILIGLMPMIGWGLYPILTGKFGGKPVNQIIGSTYGTFLSAIVVALVTQTPLLSGKALLFTFLSGVCWSAAQSLVFYAFAEMGVSKTMPVSTGFQLIGTSLWGVIVLGEWPSITAKLFGGFAILLIIIGVYLTTYSEKKVSESESGVVKGITLVLIATIGYVGYSAFPQAVTITGFEAFLPQAFGMAVAATVFGFLTKSNREAKPYKSKSTYLNIISGIFFAFAAATYLISSRKDVNGLATGFTLSQMNVIIATLGSIYFLHESKTRKEMIMVLSGLVLVVIAGVITAFL; translated from the coding sequence ATGAGTATGGTAAATATTTTAATTGGACTAATGCCGATGATTGGTTGGGGATTGTACCCAATCTTAACTGGTAAATTTGGAGGAAAACCAGTTAACCAAATTATTGGTTCAACATACGGTACATTTTTGTCCGCGATTGTAGTAGCACTTGTTACTCAAACACCACTTCTAAGTGGTAAGGCTTTGTTATTCACCTTCTTATCCGGTGTTTGTTGGTCAGCTGCTCAATCATTAGTTTTCTACGCCTTTGCTGAGATGGGTGTTTCGAAAACTATGCCAGTATCAACTGGTTTCCAATTGATCGGTACATCACTTTGGGGTGTGATCGTTTTAGGTGAATGGCCTAGTATTACGGCTAAATTATTTGGTGGTTTTGCAATTCTTTTGATCATTATCGGAGTCTACTTGACTACTTACAGTGAAAAGAAGGTTTCTGAGAGTGAATCAGGCGTTGTTAAAGGTATTACATTGGTATTGATTGCTACAATTGGTTATGTTGGTTATTCAGCCTTTCCACAGGCAGTAACAATCACTGGTTTCGAGGCTTTCTTGCCACAAGCCTTTGGTATGGCAGTTGCCGCAACGGTTTTCGGTTTTCTTACTAAGAGTAATCGTGAAGCTAAGCCTTATAAGTCAAAGAGTACTTATCTAAATATCATCAGTGGTATCTTCTTCGCCTTCGCCGCTGCAACTTACTTGATTTCATCTCGTAAAGACGTTAACGGATTAGCTACTGGATTCACACTTTCACAAATGAACGTTATCATTGCTACATTAGGTAGTATCTACTTCCTTCATGAAAGTAAGACACGTAAAGAAATGATCATGGTTCTTTCTGGATTAGTACTAGTAGTTATTGCTGGTGTTATCACAGCTTTCTTATAA
- a CDS encoding TIGR00730 family Rossman fold protein, with product MKNIAVYCGAATGNDEVYKLGAKKLGQWIVKNNYGLTYGGGKFGLMGVIANSVLENGGFVHGIITQELFDRKLAFEQVSKLDIVDDISVRKQAMLNDSVVNIALPGGPGTLEEIAEAFSWTILGDSKNPCIFYNINHYYDPLEKFFDSMAQQGFMEPSTRKTLLFSDSLTEIKDFIGSYNPPALRKYKN from the coding sequence ATGAAAAATATTGCTGTATATTGTGGCGCTGCTACAGGAAATGATGAAGTTTACAAATTGGGAGCCAAGAAACTTGGCCAATGGATCGTTAAAAATAATTATGGTCTAACTTATGGCGGTGGCAAGTTTGGCTTAATGGGCGTAATTGCTAACAGTGTTCTAGAAAATGGTGGCTTCGTTCATGGAATCATCACCCAAGAATTGTTCGACCGTAAATTGGCATTTGAACAAGTTTCCAAATTGGATATTGTTGACGATATCTCCGTCAGAAAACAAGCCATGCTCAATGATTCCGTTGTTAACATTGCTTTACCAGGTGGACCAGGAACTCTAGAAGAAATTGCCGAAGCCTTCTCTTGGACAATTTTGGGCGACAGTAAGAACCCTTGTATCTTTTACAATATCAATCACTATTATGATCCACTAGAAAAATTTTTCGATTCAATGGCACAACAAGGCTTCATGGAACCTTCCACACGAAAGACACTACTCTTTAGTGATTCACTAACTGAAATAAAAGATTTTATAGGTTCGTATAACCCTCCAGCATTACGAAAATATAAAAATTAA
- a CDS encoding phage integrase N-terminal SAM-like domain-containing protein has protein sequence MVKIPYLTGFEAYLKTRKISDKAHTEYMNSLTDFFNYTIQNNPDYKITEDIKDVHEMDVRLFKNFMLEDLKLSASTINKVISNLNVYFKYLFSAKKTPEIPTLNINSVTVPKQSDFPVEVFLKLPYYLQADLSVYTRLLILIVAKGFNYKEAMQSGFYQKFNQLDFDEDETKFLNIYRNYIESYKTYWNNDNLFLSRNRGANSPLLTVPAIHRDLKRDSETTKLDLSPKKLYTTFILLALSTKELSKDQKRALDALDTPSLMYYRRLKRETNFDI, from the coding sequence ATGGTTAAAATTCCTTACTTGACTGGTTTTGAAGCTTATTTAAAAACCAGAAAAATTTCAGACAAAGCTCATACTGAATATATGAATTCACTGACTGATTTTTTCAATTATACGATTCAGAACAATCCTGACTATAAAATCACCGAAGATATCAAAGATGTTCATGAAATGGATGTTAGACTCTTTAAGAATTTTATGTTGGAAGATCTCAAACTCAGCGCTAGTACGATCAACAAAGTTATTAGTAACTTGAACGTCTACTTTAAATACCTCTTCAGTGCCAAAAAAACGCCCGAGATTCCAACATTAAACATAAATAGTGTCACTGTACCCAAGCAGAGTGATTTTCCTGTAGAAGTCTTTTTAAAGCTTCCCTACTACTTACAAGCTGACTTGAGTGTTTATACGCGGCTTTTAATCTTGATCGTAGCTAAAGGGTTCAATTATAAAGAGGCTATGCAATCAGGCTTTTATCAAAAATTCAATCAACTGGATTTTGACGAAGATGAGACTAAATTCTTAAATATCTATCGCAATTACATCGAATCTTATAAGACTTATTGGAACAACGACAATCTCTTTTTAAGTCGGAATCGTGGAGCCAATAGTCCTTTGTTGACTGTCCCTGCTATTCATCGTGATCTAAAACGTGACAGCGAAACTACTAAATTGGATCTCTCACCAAAAAAACTTTATACGACCTTCATTCTCTTAGCTTTGAGTACCAAAGAATTGAGTAAAGATCAAAAAAGAGCTCTGGATGCTTTAGACACTCCCTCTTTGATGTATTATCGTCGTTTAAAACGTGAAACAAATTTTGATATTTAG
- a CDS encoding PTS sugar transporter subunit IIA: MGLFSRKKIDEFVSPANGELIHLDKVNDPVFSQKLMGDGFAVKPSDNEIVAPISGVIGTVFPTKHALMITSKNGLEIMLHLGIDTVELNGQPFEMFVQENDTVKAGQKLATMDLQKVQASGKDTPIMTIITNSDAVKNMGDFEDKTVSAGDKALEIAVN, translated from the coding sequence ATGGGATTATTTTCTAGAAAAAAGATCGATGAATTCGTTTCGCCTGCTAATGGTGAATTGATCCACTTGGACAAAGTCAACGATCCAGTCTTTTCACAAAAATTAATGGGTGATGGCTTTGCAGTTAAACCAAGCGATAACGAAATCGTCGCTCCCATCAGTGGTGTTATCGGAACAGTATTCCCTACTAAACACGCCTTAATGATCACTTCTAAAAATGGGCTAGAAATTATGCTACACTTAGGCATCGATACGGTTGAATTGAATGGACAACCATTTGAAATGTTCGTTCAAGAAAACGATACCGTCAAAGCTGGTCAAAAGCTGGCTACTATGGACTTACAAAAAGTTCAAGCTAGTGGTAAAGATACACCGATCATGACTATCATCACTAATTCAGATGCTGTTAAAAATATGGGGGATTTTGAAGATAAAACCGTTTCTGCTGGTGATAAAGCTTTAGAAATTGCCGTCAATTAG
- a CDS encoding MurR/RpiR family transcriptional regulator → MESLIFSIKQKLPELTKTEQKIAHYVINNPTKVISMSVQELVSAIPTSSASIVRFAKIFCPNGFADFKLRLSAESELNQKIYDELDPKDSIDDLKDKLSFRINQTLIRTNSILDDVSLAKAIKILNRKETIVSFGIGASHLVAEDFQQKFFRIGKTVITNNDIHVIATILLAKKQQAAVLIISNSGETKEAINLARLAKQNKIPIIVLTHKNESVLAKMSDVVLIHDDSTENSSLRSAATTSLIAQFYAIDLLYYSYFKLDFSKHVKEIISSQKFIAKNFKEED, encoded by the coding sequence ATGGAAAGCTTAATCTTTTCAATTAAACAAAAGTTGCCCGAATTAACGAAGACAGAACAAAAAATTGCCCACTACGTTATAAATAATCCCACAAAAGTAATTTCAATGAGTGTTCAAGAACTAGTCAGTGCAATACCAACGAGTTCTGCTTCAATTGTTAGATTTGCTAAAATATTTTGTCCCAATGGTTTCGCAGATTTTAAATTGAGATTATCAGCTGAAAGTGAATTGAACCAAAAAATTTATGATGAACTAGACCCCAAGGACTCTATCGATGATTTAAAAGATAAATTGTCCTTTCGGATCAATCAAACCTTAATCAGAACTAATAGTATTTTGGACGATGTTTCTTTAGCTAAAGCAATAAAAATTTTGAATCGAAAAGAGACCATTGTCAGTTTTGGAATTGGAGCATCCCACTTAGTAGCTGAAGATTTCCAACAAAAATTCTTTCGAATCGGTAAAACCGTCATTACTAACAATGATATTCATGTCATAGCAACGATTTTACTAGCTAAAAAGCAACAAGCAGCAGTCTTGATCATCTCTAACTCTGGTGAAACTAAGGAAGCTATCAACTTAGCACGTCTTGCAAAACAAAATAAAATCCCTATAATTGTATTAACACATAAAAATGAAAGCGTTTTAGCAAAAATGTCAGATGTAGTTTTGATTCACGATGACAGTACCGAAAACAGTTCTTTGCGAAGTGCCGCAACCACCTCTTTGATTGCCCAATTCTATGCAATTGATTTGTTGTATTACAGTTACTTCAAGTTAGACTTTTCTAAACACGTCAAAGAAATCATCTCTTCACAAAAATTTATTGCTAAGAATTTCAAGGAGGAAGATTAA
- a CDS encoding PTS transporter subunit EIIC — protein MAEKKEERLAREIYSAVGGPSNVEKLIHCMTRVRMTIRDYDKVDMEKLKAIDGVLGVVQEDTLQVVVGPGLVNKVAQVMIDQVGVKLGEPFPKDLADDNQPQLSEHQKAKAEVTQRAAEFKAEQKKKIKPSKTKAVLKSISNIFVPLIPVFVGAGLIGGIAAVLSNMLVAGDISKSWTEFITVLNVIKNGVFAYLAIYVGINSAQEFGATPGLGGVIGAVTLLSGVDPKVPLQNIFNGSALSAGQGGIIGVIFAVWILSIIEKQLHKIIPDSIDIIVTPTLTLLAVGVFTIFIVMPIAGVISDSLVGSIMWVLKVGGAFSGFILGLFFLPMVMLGLHQILTPIHIEMIDKTGSTLLLPILAMAGAGQVGAALALWVRCKKNKKLTNMIKGALPVGFLGIGEPLIYGVTLPLGRPFITACIGGGIGGAVVGAFGNVGAIAIGPSGVALIPLITNGHILGYVFGLLAAYVGGFIATYFFGVPNDAKKATELD, from the coding sequence ATGGCTGAGAAAAAAGAAGAACGCTTAGCTCGTGAAATATACAGTGCTGTCGGGGGACCTAGCAATGTAGAAAAATTGATTCATTGTATGACTAGAGTCAGAATGACGATCCGCGATTACGATAAAGTCGATATGGAAAAATTAAAGGCAATCGACGGAGTCTTAGGTGTCGTTCAAGAGGATACCTTACAAGTCGTCGTTGGACCTGGTCTAGTAAATAAAGTTGCCCAAGTGATGATCGACCAAGTTGGTGTCAAATTGGGCGAACCTTTCCCTAAAGATTTAGCAGACGATAACCAACCTCAATTATCCGAACATCAAAAGGCTAAAGCCGAAGTTACTCAAAGAGCCGCTGAATTTAAGGCTGAACAAAAGAAGAAAATCAAACCTTCTAAAACTAAGGCCGTCTTGAAATCTATCTCTAACATTTTCGTACCTTTGATTCCAGTCTTCGTTGGTGCTGGTTTAATCGGTGGTATTGCCGCCGTTCTCTCCAATATGTTAGTTGCTGGTGATATCAGTAAGAGTTGGACTGAATTTATTACGGTTCTAAACGTTATTAAAAACGGTGTTTTTGCTTATTTAGCTATTTATGTTGGTATCAACTCCGCTCAAGAATTCGGGGCAACTCCTGGTCTTGGTGGTGTCATTGGTGCCGTAACTTTACTTTCCGGAGTCGATCCTAAAGTTCCGCTCCAAAATATCTTTAATGGTTCAGCTCTTTCAGCTGGACAAGGTGGTATCATCGGAGTTATTTTCGCCGTTTGGATTCTTTCAATCATCGAAAAACAATTGCACAAGATCATCCCTGATTCAATCGATATCATCGTGACACCTACATTGACGCTTCTAGCAGTCGGTGTCTTCACGATCTTTATCGTCATGCCTATTGCTGGTGTTATCTCTGATTCATTAGTTGGTTCCATCATGTGGGTTCTAAAAGTCGGTGGTGCCTTCTCTGGATTCATCTTAGGACTATTCTTCTTACCTATGGTTATGCTTGGTTTGCACCAAATCTTAACTCCTATTCATATTGAAATGATCGACAAAACTGGTTCTACTTTACTATTGCCTATCCTTGCTATGGCTGGTGCTGGACAAGTTGGTGCTGCTTTAGCTCTTTGGGTTCGTTGCAAGAAAAACAAGAAGTTAACTAACATGATCAAAGGTGCTTTACCAGTCGGTTTCTTAGGAATTGGTGAACCATTGATCTACGGTGTTACTTTGCCTCTTGGTCGTCCATTTATCACTGCTTGTATCGGTGGTGGTATTGGTGGTGCCGTTGTTGGAGCATTCGGTAACGTCGGTGCGATTGCCATTGGACCTTCTGGTGTCGCTTTGATTCCATTGATCACTAATGGACATATCTTAGGTTATGTTTTCGGACTACTAGCTGCCTACGTTGGAGGCTTCATCGCTACTTACTTCTTTGGTGTTCCAAATGATGCTAAGAAAGCTACTGAATTGGATTAA
- the murQ gene encoding N-acetylmuramic acid 6-phosphate etherase: MDLTKLSTETRNQKSMELDTMSVAEILKLMNSEDQTVPLAIQKQLPQIENAVEIIIQQFKKGGRLIYLGAGTSGRLGVLDAAECVPTFGTDPTLVQGLIAGGQSAMTVAVEGAEDSLSLAQEDLKKLNLNENDAVVGLAASGRTPYVIGALKYAQTVQAATISIACNENAEISKFAEYPIEVVTGPEVLTGSTRLKAGTAQKLVLNMISTTSMIKLGKAYQNLMIDVKPTNDKLVERAKRIIMQATNCDYQTAADTLKSADQDVKVAIIMILTGSDKDKAVKNLKQNDGFVRKAMKED; the protein is encoded by the coding sequence ATGGATTTAACGAAATTAAGTACTGAAACACGTAATCAAAAGAGTATGGAACTAGACACCATGTCAGTTGCTGAAATCTTAAAATTAATGAATTCAGAAGACCAAACAGTTCCACTCGCTATTCAAAAACAATTACCACAAATCGAAAATGCTGTTGAGATCATTATTCAACAATTCAAAAAAGGTGGCCGTTTGATTTACTTAGGTGCTGGTACTAGCGGTCGTTTAGGAGTTTTGGATGCTGCCGAATGTGTACCTACTTTTGGAACTGATCCAACGCTAGTTCAAGGATTGATTGCCGGCGGTCAAAGTGCCATGACAGTTGCCGTTGAAGGTGCTGAAGATTCACTAAGTTTAGCACAAGAGGATTTAAAAAAGCTCAACTTAAACGAAAATGATGCCGTCGTTGGCTTGGCTGCCAGTGGTCGTACACCTTATGTCATTGGCGCTTTAAAATATGCCCAAACAGTTCAAGCAGCAACTATCAGTATCGCTTGTAACGAAAATGCCGAAATTTCAAAATTTGCTGAATATCCTATCGAAGTGGTCACTGGCCCAGAAGTTTTGACCGGATCAACTCGTCTAAAAGCTGGAACTGCCCAAAAACTAGTCTTAAATATGATCTCCACTACTTCAATGATCAAACTTGGCAAAGCTTATCAAAATCTGATGATCGACGTTAAGCCTACCAACGATAAATTAGTTGAACGTGCCAAGAGAATTATCATGCAAGCAACAAACTGCGACTACCAAACAGCAGCGGATACTTTAAAATCTGCTGACCAAGATGTCAAAGTCGCAATTATTATGATTTTAACTGGTAGCGATAAAGATAAAGCCGTCAAAAATCTCAAACAAAACGATGGCTTTGTCAGAAAAGCTATGAAGGAGGATTAA